The Polaribacter tangerinus genome has a segment encoding these proteins:
- the odhB gene encoding 2-oxoglutarate dehydrogenase complex dihydrolipoyllysine-residue succinyltransferase — MSVLEMKVPSPGESITEVEIATWLVEDGDYVEKDQPIAEVDSDKATLELPAEESGIITLKAEEGDAVEVGAVVCLIDTSAAKPAGDSQEKTAAAPVEQKKEETPKQAPAATYATGAASPAAKKVLAEKGIDASSVKGTGKDGRITKEDAVKAVPSMGSQPANGTRGTERKKMSMLRRKVAERLVSVKNETAMLTTFNEVNMQPIFDLRNEYKEAFKAKHGVGLGFMSFFTLAVVRALKMYPDVNSMIDGDFQVKHDFQDISIAVSGPKGLMVPVIRNAENLSFRGVESEVKRLAIRARDGQITVDEMTGGTFTITNGGVFGSMLSTPIINPPQSGILGMHNIVNRPMAVNGQVVIQPIMYVALSYDHRIIDGRESVGFLVAVKEALENPVALLMDNNPAKALEM; from the coding sequence ATGAGTGTTTTAGAAATGAAAGTTCCTTCTCCAGGAGAATCAATTACAGAAGTAGAAATTGCAACTTGGTTAGTTGAAGATGGAGATTATGTAGAAAAAGATCAACCAATTGCAGAGGTAGATTCAGACAAAGCTACCCTAGAATTGCCTGCAGAAGAAAGCGGAATTATTACCTTAAAAGCAGAAGAAGGCGATGCGGTAGAGGTTGGTGCAGTGGTCTGTTTGATAGATACAAGTGCTGCAAAACCAGCTGGAGATTCTCAAGAAAAAACTGCTGCAGCGCCTGTTGAACAGAAAAAGGAAGAAACTCCTAAACAAGCACCAGCTGCAACGTATGCAACTGGAGCAGCTTCTCCAGCAGCTAAAAAAGTATTAGCAGAAAAGGGGATAGATGCTTCTTCTGTTAAAGGAACAGGAAAAGATGGTAGAATTACAAAAGAAGATGCTGTAAAAGCAGTACCTTCTATGGGGTCTCAACCAGCAAATGGTACTCGTGGCACAGAACGTAAGAAAATGTCTATGTTGCGTAGAAAGGTTGCCGAGCGACTAGTAAGTGTAAAAAATGAAACGGCTATGTTAACTACTTTTAACGAAGTAAATATGCAGCCAATTTTCGATTTACGAAATGAGTATAAAGAGGCTTTTAAAGCTAAACATGGTGTAGGATTAGGCTTTATGTCGTTCTTTACCTTGGCAGTTGTAAGGGCTTTAAAAATGTACCCTGACGTAAATTCTATGATAGATGGAGATTTTCAAGTAAAACACGATTTTCAAGACATTTCAATTGCTGTTTCTGGTCCGAAAGGTTTGATGGTTCCAGTAATTAGAAATGCAGAAAATTTGTCTTTTAGAGGAGTAGAAAGTGAAGTAAAACGTTTGGCAATTAGAGCAAGAGATGGCCAAATTACGGTAGACGAAATGACAGGAGGAACTTTTACCATTACCAACGGTGGTGTTTTTGGCTCAATGTTATCGACTCCAATAATAAATCCACCTCAAAGTGGAATTTTAGGAATGCACAATATTGTAAACCGACCAATGGCGGTGAACGGGCAAGTTGTTATACAGCCTATTATGTATGTTGCACTTTCTTATGACCATAGAATTATTGATGGTAGAGAATCTGTAGGTTTTTTAGTAGCGGTTAAAGAAGCTTTAGAAAACCCGGTAGCTTTATTAATGGATAACAACCCAGCTAAAGCATTAGAAATGTAA
- a CDS encoding 2-oxoglutarate dehydrogenase E1 component yields the protein MDKFSFLNAAHTGFIADLYDQYLINPDSVEPSWRSFFQGYDLANQNYSLTDDEVSIEVPVEVQKEFLVVDLINGYRTRGHLFTKTNPVRERRQYQPTLALDNFGLSENDLETEFSAGDVLGIGKVTLATIISHLQNIYCDSIGVEYMYMRNPEKLKWWQNRLNDNDNHPKYSVEAKKYILGKLNQAVTFESFLQTKYVGQKRFSLEGGETLIPGMAVILREAAENFGVKECVLGMAHRGRLNTLVNIFKKPVRDLFSEFEGKDFEDEDIDGDVKYHLGLTLSKTYRDGNEIKMNLVPNPSHLETVAAVAVGITRAKIDRKYNGDASKILPIVIHGDAAIAGQGIAYEVVQMAKLNGYKTGGTIHIVVNNQVGFTTNYLDARSSTYCTDVGKVTLSPVLHVNADDTEAVCHAMQMALEFRMRFHTDIFIDLLGYRKYGHNEGDEPRFTQPKLYKTISKHKNVKDLYAEKLLNEGSIDKNYLTQITTEFKEMLEHEFDESKKVEKSKVKEFMESTWEGFEREDLETMLEPVNTSYDANHLKNIAKVVSTVPEGVKFLRKAERILQGRAKMAFETNELDWGMAENLAYGSLMEEGFNVRISGQDVERGTFSHRHAILRDELTEERINLLNTNPANKGQMYIYNSLLSEYGVLGFDYGYAMANPNTLTIWEAQFGDFSNGAQIMFDQYISAAEDKWKLQNGIVVLLPHGYEGQGSEHSSARIERYLQLCAVDNMTVANCTTPANFYHLLRRQMKRDYRKPLIVFTPKSLLRHPKVVSSIEDLATGEFQEVIDDTLAPENVKKLVFCMGKFYYDLLEEREQLERDDVALVRIEQLFPLHLDKIQQVIDRYPNVENYIWAQEEPRNMGAWSFMLERLDLVKLNVRSRKYYAVPAAGSSTRFKKRHKAVIDSVFNDNE from the coding sequence ATGGACAAATTCTCGTTCTTAAACGCAGCACATACCGGTTTTATAGCCGATTTATACGATCAATATTTAATCAATCCAGATTCTGTAGAGCCAAGTTGGCGAAGCTTTTTTCAAGGATACGATTTGGCAAATCAAAATTATTCCTTAACCGATGATGAGGTTTCTATAGAGGTGCCTGTAGAAGTGCAAAAAGAGTTTTTAGTAGTAGACCTTATTAACGGCTACAGAACTCGAGGACACTTATTTACAAAAACAAACCCTGTTAGAGAAAGAAGACAGTATCAACCAACCCTAGCGTTAGATAATTTTGGTTTATCAGAAAACGATTTAGAAACAGAGTTTTCGGCTGGTGATGTTCTAGGTATCGGAAAAGTAACCTTAGCAACTATCATATCTCATTTACAAAATATTTACTGTGATTCTATCGGAGTAGAATATATGTATATGAGAAATCCAGAGAAGCTAAAATGGTGGCAAAATCGATTAAATGACAACGACAATCATCCTAAATATTCGGTAGAAGCAAAAAAATATATTCTTGGTAAATTGAACCAAGCAGTAACTTTCGAAAGTTTTTTACAAACTAAATATGTAGGTCAGAAACGTTTTTCTTTAGAAGGTGGTGAAACACTAATACCAGGTATGGCGGTTATTTTAAGAGAAGCTGCAGAAAACTTTGGTGTTAAAGAATGTGTGTTAGGAATGGCGCATAGAGGTCGTTTAAATACCTTAGTTAATATTTTTAAAAAGCCAGTAAGAGATTTATTTAGTGAGTTTGAGGGCAAAGATTTTGAGGATGAAGATATAGATGGTGATGTAAAATACCACTTGGGTTTAACATTAAGTAAAACGTACAGAGATGGTAACGAAATAAAGATGAATTTGGTTCCCAATCCATCTCACCTAGAAACTGTTGCTGCTGTTGCCGTAGGAATTACAAGAGCTAAAATTGATAGAAAATATAATGGCGATGCTAGTAAGATATTGCCAATAGTTATTCATGGTGATGCCGCTATTGCCGGACAAGGAATTGCTTACGAAGTAGTTCAAATGGCAAAGTTAAATGGCTACAAAACAGGCGGAACCATACATATAGTAGTAAACAATCAGGTTGGTTTTACAACCAATTATTTAGATGCACGTTCTAGTACCTATTGTACAGATGTTGGTAAAGTAACTTTGTCTCCTGTACTACACGTAAATGCAGATGACACTGAGGCGGTTTGCCATGCAATGCAAATGGCTTTGGAGTTTAGAATGCGTTTCCATACCGATATTTTTATAGATCTCTTAGGGTATAGAAAATATGGGCATAACGAAGGTGATGAGCCACGTTTTACTCAACCAAAATTATACAAAACAATCTCGAAACATAAAAATGTAAAAGATTTATATGCAGAGAAGTTGTTAAATGAAGGAAGTATTGATAAAAATTACTTAACTCAAATAACAACGGAGTTTAAAGAAATGCTAGAGCATGAGTTTGATGAATCTAAAAAAGTAGAAAAGTCGAAAGTAAAAGAGTTTATGGAGTCTACATGGGAAGGTTTTGAACGTGAAGATTTAGAAACAATGTTAGAGCCTGTAAACACAAGTTATGATGCAAATCATTTAAAAAACATTGCAAAAGTAGTTTCTACAGTTCCTGAGGGTGTTAAATTCTTAAGGAAAGCAGAACGTATTTTACAAGGTAGAGCAAAAATGGCATTCGAAACCAATGAGTTAGATTGGGGAATGGCAGAAAATCTTGCTTATGGCTCATTAATGGAAGAAGGTTTTAATGTTCGTATATCTGGGCAAGATGTAGAAAGAGGTACGTTCTCTCACCGACATGCCATTCTTAGAGATGAATTAACCGAAGAAAGAATTAACTTATTAAATACCAATCCTGCCAATAAAGGGCAAATGTATATTTACAACTCTTTATTGTCTGAATATGGTGTTTTAGGTTTCGACTATGGTTATGCTATGGCAAACCCAAATACATTAACTATTTGGGAAGCCCAATTTGGAGATTTTTCTAACGGTGCACAAATTATGTTCGACCAATATATTTCTGCAGCCGAAGATAAATGGAAATTGCAAAACGGTATAGTAGTTTTACTTCCTCATGGATATGAAGGACAAGGCTCGGAGCATTCATCTGCAAGAATTGAACGTTATTTACAATTATGTGCTGTAGATAATATGACAGTTGCCAATTGTACAACACCAGCTAATTTTTATCATTTGTTACGTAGACAAATGAAAAGAGATTATAGAAAACCATTAATAGTATTTACACCAAAAAGTTTGTTGCGTCACCCAAAAGTTGTTAGCTCTATCGAAGATTTGGCAACAGGAGAGTTCCAAGAAGTAATAGACGACACTCTAGCACCAGAAAATGTTAAGAAACTAGTTTTCTGTATGGGGAAATTCTATTATGATTTATTAGAAGAGAGAGAACAATTAGAAAGAGACGATGTTGCCTTGGTGCGTATAGAGCAATTATTTCCATTGCATCTAGACAAAATACAACAAGTTATAGACAGGTATCCGAATGTAGAGAATTATATTTGGGCACAAGAAGAACCAAGAAATATGGGTGCGTGGAGTTTTATGCTTGAGCGATTAGATTTGGTAAAATTAAATGTACGTTCTCGTAAATATTATGCAGTACCAGCAGCAGGTTCTAGCACTCGATTTAAAAAACGTCATAAAGCAGTAATAGATAGTGTTTTTAACGATAATGAATAA
- a CDS encoding helix-turn-helix domain-containing protein, translating to MIVDIIYFTGILFMTLTAVNLCFSSKSGSKFYLRILALFFILIVLSNGFFFVVKYGLISYVPHLFKTLMPISFVIPVLGYFYIYKTIKKEDYWLRKDFLHFIPALFITINYLPFFLTGTQEKQEIINAVTSNLQNIVSIDYNGFLEEWMVFTLRIIQSWIYVFLSWQIFRKKGSELADESRNALKIYNWLKVFLTLKTVYYILLPLIYIGVYLIGKNNFFSNYQREIVFLITSLIFFILSIYLLLRPKLFITVLQHMPTEVKEPVLDISIIKTSINDSKIYKDANLTLADLADALNVKAQDITEAINTSSHNNFRDFINTIRINNMIAEVNKEAYEKKSITGLSKEYGFKSESTFFRVFKSRLKVTPQQFFTQKFSKK from the coding sequence ATGATAGTAGATATTATATACTTTACGGGAATACTTTTTATGACTTTAACAGCAGTAAACTTGTGTTTTTCCTCAAAGTCTGGCTCTAAATTTTACTTAAGAATTCTTGCCCTCTTTTTTATATTGATAGTACTGTCTAATGGTTTTTTCTTTGTGGTAAAGTATGGCCTTATTTCTTATGTGCCTCACCTTTTTAAAACACTCATGCCCATTTCTTTTGTAATTCCTGTTCTAGGGTATTTTTATATTTATAAAACCATAAAAAAGGAAGATTATTGGTTGCGCAAAGACTTTCTTCACTTTATACCAGCGCTTTTTATTACTATTAATTATCTACCCTTCTTTTTAACTGGTACCCAAGAGAAGCAAGAAATAATTAATGCTGTAACCAGTAATTTACAAAATATTGTATCTATAGACTACAATGGTTTTTTAGAAGAATGGATGGTTTTTACTTTAAGAATAATACAATCTTGGATATATGTTTTTCTTTCTTGGCAAATTTTTAGAAAAAAAGGTAGTGAATTAGCAGATGAGAGTAGAAACGCTCTTAAAATTTATAATTGGCTCAAGGTTTTTCTTACCCTTAAAACAGTTTATTACATTTTATTACCACTTATATATATAGGTGTTTATTTGATAGGGAAAAATAATTTTTTTTCAAACTACCAAAGAGAAATTGTTTTTCTAATAACGTCTCTAATTTTCTTTATCCTTTCTATTTATTTATTATTAAGGCCTAAACTATTTATAACAGTTCTGCAGCATATGCCAACAGAGGTAAAAGAGCCAGTATTAGATATTTCTATTATTAAAACGAGCATTAATGACAGTAAAATTTATAAAGATGCCAATTTAACATTGGCTGATTTAGCAGATGCATTAAACGTTAAAGCCCAAGATATTACCGAAGCAATTAATACTTCTTCTCACAATAATTTTAGAGATTTTATAAATACTATTAGAATTAATAATATGATTGCCGAAGTAAATAAAGAGGCTTATGAGAAAAAATCGATTACAGGATTGTCTAAGGAGTATGGCTTTAAGTCTGAAAGTACTTTTTTTAGAGTATTTAAAAGTCGTTTAAAAGTGACTCCACAACAATTTTTTACTCAGAAATTTTCTAAGAAATAA
- a CDS encoding phage tail protein — MKRVYITLTVLFISITLFSQGIAVQGIARDADKSAITNENLNFDFRILDSENQVQYRETQQIRTDNFGLFSHVLSSGTAADNTIFNNVDFSKKGLKLVVWINYNSTNVEVYNQELQYVPYAHFAKKSESSEIASNGVPPGTIVAFIGNDSKIPEGWVKCTGQDISSGKQYEALRAIVGSKLPDLRGRFLKGDGRGTVPEGQIDDSTPIGDTQDQTVLLHNHYIRFWSKFNGEHAHRITHLPQDRKGNVFMGSLVGSPGTNDGWAYFEGSPREATSREGNHDHLIEGSTHNNGSNENKPWTVIVNYIIKL, encoded by the coding sequence ATGAAAAGAGTTTACATTACCCTAACCGTACTATTTATAAGCATTACATTATTCTCTCAAGGTATTGCCGTACAAGGTATTGCCAGAGATGCAGACAAATCTGCTATTACCAATGAAAATTTAAATTTCGATTTTAGAATACTAGACAGCGAAAACCAAGTACAATACAGAGAAACACAACAAATAAGAACAGACAATTTTGGTCTGTTTTCTCATGTGCTAAGTTCTGGAACCGCAGCAGACAATACTATTTTTAACAATGTCGATTTTAGCAAAAAAGGACTAAAATTGGTAGTTTGGATTAACTATAACAGTACCAATGTAGAGGTGTACAACCAAGAATTACAGTATGTACCTTATGCACATTTTGCTAAAAAATCTGAAAGCTCAGAAATTGCCTCAAACGGTGTACCACCAGGTACTATTGTAGCTTTTATTGGCAATGACTCTAAAATACCAGAGGGTTGGGTAAAATGTACAGGACAAGATATTTCTAGCGGCAAACAATACGAAGCTTTAAGAGCCATTGTAGGTAGTAAACTACCAGATTTACGAGGCCGATTTTTAAAGGGTGATGGTAGAGGTACTGTACCAGAAGGCCAAATAGATGATAGTACTCCTATTGGTGACACCCAAGACCAAACAGTGTTACTTCATAACCATTATATTCGTTTTTGGAGTAAATTTAATGGTGAACATGCTCACAGAATTACACACTTGCCTCAAGATAGAAAAGGTAATGTGTTTATGGGGTCACTTGTTGGGTCTCCAGGAACTAATGATGGTTGGGCGTATTTTGAAGGAAGCCCAAGAGAAGCTACATCAAGAGAAGGTAATCATGATCATTTGATAGAAGGATCTACACATAATAATGGCTCTAATGAAAACAAGCCATGGACTGTAATTGTCAACTACATTATTAAGTTATAA